A window of Glycine soja cultivar W05 chromosome 13, ASM419377v2, whole genome shotgun sequence genomic DNA:
ATCATTAATGCATTTGCAGTCTTGTCTTGCTCTAACCTTTGCATTATATATTCTTTGTAGAGGACTATCGTGGAGGCAGTGATGGCTATACTTGGAGGTGGTGCACATGTTGGTGTTCTTCTTCAGGGGAAAAAAGTTAGAGATGACAATAGAACACTTGTGCAGACTGGTATATCTTGCAATGAAAATTTGGATACCCTGAGTTTCATGTTGGAGCCCACTTCACTACAAGCTTCTCCAACTGTTTGTGTTGGTGATCCTTCTTCTCAATGTGAAACATCCCAGCCTACCAGGTGAGCCAAATTTTACGACGTTTTCTTTTTATCACCACAGCTGATTTATGAAGGGAAATGGCCAAGGTTAATTTATGGGGTAGAAATAATGATTCAGTTCTATTCAGccgaatttttattttgatactaTTGCTAATGtcattatttgatttttctagGTCCACAGAAATTCCTGTCTTAGATTCAGGAATTACTGATACCTTGCATGACTCACCCTTGCTGACATATCCGGGCAACCTAATTGAAAGTAACCATGAGTCTACTTCTTCACTTGCGGACACTACACTTGACAAACTAACACCTGATTCCAGAGCGATAGTTGTTGTTCCAGCTACCACAGAAACATTAGCTGTGGTTCCTGTGAGTCAGAAAACCAAGCGCTCTGAGTTTGTACAGCGTCGAACCAGGAGACCATTCTCTGTGACTGAGGTAGAAGCACTTGTTCATGCAGTTGAGGAACTCGGAACTGGGAGGTACGATGTCATCAATAACATCACCTTTACCTGCAGATAGACAGCAAAACTGGCTTGCTGATAATGTTTATGCCGTGCAGGTGGCGTGATGTTAAGTTGCGAGCTTTTGAGAATGCAGACCATAGGACTTATGTAGACTTAAAGGTAGAttatttctttccttccttctcTATGCACCAAGTACCCTTTGACCACTAGAATGATAATCCATGTAGGGTTACTTTACTTTGGAGTTACTTATGGTTATGGTTAGTTTGGTATTGCCCTTATGATTATTTTGGTTGGTATCACGGTTCCTTTTTGATCCTATAGAGATTCTCAGTTGATACCTTTTTAGTCCATTTCTGTTTTATGGTTATCATTCTAATGGTTTTTGTATGGGTAATAGCTTTAATATTGTGCTTATTTACTGTAGATGATTAGTTTGGTTATAAGGGCATAGGTGTTCTAATGCTATTAGCATTGCTTAATTGCTACTTTATGTGGATACAGGATAAATGGAAAACATTAGTGCACACCGCAACAATCTCCCCTCAACAAAGGAGGGGAGAGCCAGTACCTCAGGAGCTCTTGGACAGGGTTTTGGCTGCTCATGCTTTCTGGTCTCAGCACCAAGCCAAGCAACATGGCAAGCATCAAGCTGGACCAGGAACCTTGAAGATTACAGAAGCCTCAGCTGAAAGACCTTGTGTGTGTTGAAGGTGAGAAGGTGTCCACTTGTGATATGATGATGGTGTAGAAAGGAGTGGTGGTGTTGACAGGAAAAGAGGAAGACAAAAACTTGTacattttgatttgattcaatttCATGTAATATTCTCACACCAAATTCTTTGCCGGCCATTAATTGCATGCAGGGTTGGCATTTGTAAATGATTTGATGCAATAAGATTGTTCTAACAGGAACTTATgatgttctttgatttttttttcttgatttctcTTGCATTTATGAATGTTTGTAGAAATGTAAAAAGAACATAGAACATGACGACCCAAAGGAAAAGGTGAAAATGTTCTTGttattatctttcatttcatttatggAAATTATTGTTCCCACTTGTTTGATACTTAACTTTCTGTTTGCTGAATTGGTTCTTGTTACTGTATTGTTTGTTTATTTCTGCTTTTAATGGTGAAGAACTGAAGATATACTACAATCAAGActgatgaaaaaatatattttttaatgttattaataatgAAATTGCAGTCCTTGATTAATGATTGAGCTTTACCAAATGAATAATTGATTGCTCACTTATTGGTTATTTTGTgtgttaataaaaattgaaatcataTCTTATCGTACAAAATACTTCAATATAAATTCAGGGGCAGGGTCCACCATTATTGTGTGTTGTGGCTATGATTTCACTTTATAAAAAGTAGATGAAGACAAAGTAGACTTGAGGATATTGTGGTTGCAAGGACGAATATTCCCCCTCCTCCGGGATCCTTATCCACAGCTTACACGAAATTCTAAGGCACGTGCCCAATGCAAATTTTTTCAATcagaatttttttctctctttttttatggCTTTATAAAGAAGATCGTAATTGATTGGtgtagaaatatatttttattattaattattaactagATACTAAGTAAGTGTAGAATAGATTGAatggaaaataatatttataaaagtgtcaaaatattttaataaaatatttaaagttgaGGTTTGACAATTAAAGTCTTAATgcgaaaagaaaattataaaaataaattttaatataataaatactgatattaaaaaatataaagcaactAAAGTTGATGTTTGGCGTAAgctaatttcaattttagtttgtagaatttttttttttgttttatctaaAGAAACTCACTtgtatataaaagaatataGAATTGGATTTCTGGCGTTGTCAAATACCAATATGTTATATTCTTATGAGGGGTGCAATTGCTGTCCTCCGTAACCCGAAAGTAACTAATCTCAAAGTACTGTAGATCTGATAGTAGTTTAACATTTGATTTATTGGGTTAACTTGGAGCACAAAAAAGAACCATGGTTTGGTGAAATGAAATttacacaaattatttaattttgtggcTACTAGGGAGTAGGGAGATTCTATTGAACACCATGAGACATTTTCTGTTTTAATTGCTTTTATTGTTTATGTTGTCAAAATCAGCCAAACACAAATACGTTCTATTGCAATATTCATCAAGAGATGTATATTTAACATGTccatatttaaactttaaagccaaatatctttttttatcagaTGAATATGAACAAAGAATATTTTCAGCATGAGTTTGAAGCTCAGACGTCAATTAATTAGTGCATGGTTAATTGACTAATTAGTGCTATAAGTTGTAACAGGAAAAGAATTGGAACAATGAATTCAGAAATAGAAAAGGTGTAAGTTtcaagagaagagaaaagaaacaatGAATTGGAACCTCTATTATAACAACTAAAAACGGTTGAATTTAGATGCCGACATTACAATTTATAAGTTCCTATGTCTGTgtttgatatatttaaaaactttaCAATGAATTGAGAAaccattattattataacaagTAAACTGAATTTAGATGCAGACTTTACAAGTTCCTCTGTCCGTGTTTGATATATGTTGCAAACTTACAATGACAATGACAATATTGAGAACTTTACAAGGAATTGAAACCATCAATATACAAGTAAACCAATATATTGATGTTCCTATGTCCGTGTTTGAAAACTCGCAATGATTGGCAATATTATTTCATATACagatataattaattacaaattattgagATAGCTTTCTTCTTTCCTCATCTCTACCTCCTCCCCTCTCTTCCCTTCCTTATTCCATATGGCATAAAAAATGGATCATCGAATTTGTGTGCGCCCCAGTGACCAAAGGCCTGTATCTTTAACGGGGGCCTGAAGAAAAAACCATGAAACACGGGACATACACAAATGACTCAAGAGAGGCAAAGCATTGTGAAGAGAATAAGAAGCATAATTGAAATTGGTCACAATGCTTACCGGTGCTTTCATTGATGGGAAAACATTCCAAAACCGTAGAGTCTCATCCCCTGCACCAGTTACTATTGTCTGCAATTGTTCCacataaagttaaaaaaatgttacaagaATGAATGATTTTCTCttcataacataaaaatgtatcatgtatatataatatgttatgTGGGGACATATACCCACCCCGATTGCtgcggataaaaaaaatgttacggGGACATTTTATTAGTACCTGACCATCAGGAGACATTGCAAGGTACAGCACTCGCATGCTGTGGCCAGTTAGAGTTGCAACCTAATCAAAATTTGTCCATAAGGGTTAAGGCATATACAATTCAGGATgtaatttctcaaaaaaaatatCTAGAGTTGTCGAAGTAAAGTAAGTACCTTTGTCAATGATGGATATTTCCACACCATGATCTGATTTTGGGAGTACCCATGAGTACTTACTAGTTCATTCACATTTTTACTCCAAGCAAGGTTGCAGACCTGCAAAGATCATGCAATAAATTATTAGTTGACAATTGAGACGGCAATGTACCAAAAGTCTTAGTGGATAAAAAAATGGACTAAGAAATAAAACCTGGCTCCCAGTGTCAACACAGTTCAATTGATGGCCATTTGTAGTGTTCCAAAAACGAATGCACCTATCAGCGGTTCCACCTCCAGACACAAGGAGACTGCTTTGGTGAGGTGACCAAGCAATGGCCTTCACAGCAGCAGTGTGCTCGGTAAGTCTCAAAACTGGTTGCTGAGAGTGTTGATTCCATACCAGGAGCTGCTCATATAATAAAACATGACATTGAAGAGGTAAAccacaaaataaacaaacaaggaAGTATAATAAAGCACTTTTTTCTTTGTGTTTCGTGActtatttcttgaaaaaaataattatttcaataaaaaataactttctgtttttttagtgtgtttgtctaaactatttttacttaaaaaaaaattgttttatgctTATTTTGAAAAGCAAATCCTATCTGCTTAATTAAAAAacgcttattttatttttttttaaagtttaaacaaaccaATCTTTAACCTTGTGACAAGGAAAGAAAGATAAGTATACCTGATTATCATTACCACCAGAAGCAAGTTCCCTGTCATCACAGGACCATTTCAATCCACATACCTGTACAAATTGAGGGATAACAATTGCTATCAATTTCTCTGCTTTCAATTAGCCTTTAACATTACAAGTGCAATGTGTATTCTTCGAAATCCTTTTACCTCAGACTTGTGACCAACAAGCTTGCTAACAAAGTCACCTGGAACCCTCATGTCATGCTGAAGTATGTTCCTATCTCTGCTCCCTGAAGCCAAAATGCGAGAATTCCATGCCAAGACACCAGTCCTTGTCTGATGCCCACCCATGGTTCTGACCTTCTTACACTGAGTTCCATCCCAAACCTGTACCATAAGGCAAAAAGTGTTATCTTATTCTTAATCATAAAATGCAATCAATAATGCATCTATGATTAAAACTAAATCTAAATATACTAACAACAAAGTACCTGAACTTGGCCAAGATTTGTACCAATTGATATAAAAGAACCCTCCCGGGTCCACTGGACAGAACAAACACCATCATAAGGCCCCAAGTCACATAACTTAGTCACCTGAAAGCACATAAAGATATTTCACTTTAAATTTGAGAGacattttttattgatgttgTGAAATTGTTGGCAGTTTTGGACTCACTTTGCTGTTTGAAGCGCTCCATAAATAAACACAAGTGCCTAGCCCCACTGCAAGAACATTTTGTGTGGACCAGTCCACCAGATTCAAATAAAAGTCATCTTGAAGTGATGGTGCATCCAAAACCTGCACAACCTTGTCCGGTTCAGCGATCAACATTCTAGTTCAATAATCCAATGTAAATCACAGTAGGTTTAAGTTCTGTTCTTGCTGTATTAAGACCAACTCTCTCAAAAACTTAAGTTTGGTTAATACAAACACAGAAAGCACAAAAGCATGGGTTTGATCAAAGAGGCTCCAGCTCCAATATTATACGAACGATCAACTTTTCCCAAATCTTAAATTGTTTGGTAAAGGCTCATATATCTTTTGGTGGATGGAGCCAACGACAGCAACATCCCACCATTTTCTACCAGGTGGGGTAGGCTACTAGGTAAAATGCCACATTGTTACCCCTTCAATTCTGAATAATCATGTAACCATTGACCTCTATATCATCCTTCTTTTTTCTACtacagttttgttttttctactaacaaaaattattgCGTGGTCCAGCATCACCACATGTTCACAACCAATTTCTATGTGACATTAgtccaaattttaaatttacttcCAAGATCATAGGCTCTACTACCACATGCATGTTCAAATCATTCTACCAAAATTCTTTTGTTGATAAGTTTCACATCACCCTAACTTTATAAatgtactatttttatttgtgaattaGGATATTCACTCTAGAGTGAAAGACTAATTTCTTGAGGCACTAAGATCCTTCTAAGAAGTTCACTTCTTTTAagagatattttttaatacacacAATAGAAATCTATAACAACCTATTTAATGGACAAAGTTATCTTCTCAGCTATGTCATGTTGACATAaatgtactatttttttaaatatatttttatgataggTGTCAtgtcactatttttatttgtgaattGAGATATTCACTCTTGCGTGAGAGACAACAACTGATTTCTGGAGACATTAGGATCCTTATAAGAGGTTGATTtcttttaacatatattttttaatacacacAATGACACAAGCTTTGGGATCAAAATCTATATGTTGCATCACGACCTGCTTAAAGGACAAAGTTAGCACCAGAATCCATGTGCAACAAGTTCACCAAATGCTACTGTTGCATCAGATTCAGGAATGCAAAAGGCAAAGGTTTTTCTTATCAAAAAGACAATTTTACTTGCCTTGTGGGGTGTCTTGGGGACTTTTCTAGGAGGTTTGGGAGGCGGTGTGGAAGAGTCAGAAGTGAAGCCATTCTGCTGTCCCAAAATGGACGGTGAATAAGGAGAAGAAGGCGCGGCGGAGTGATCGGTCTTGAAGCGGAGCATGTTCTTGCTGGGACTGAGAGGCGAAGGAGGAGCAGCAGCACCTGCAggagaagaaagagaagaaagagaaggagaagCAAAGTCAGATCCAAAGAGTTCCGATTTCAACAACCTCGAATACGCTTCGTTACTCCCTTCCTTCACCGGCGACGGCCTGTCCACGAGCCCGAACGTGTGCAGCCTCGAGGAGGATCTGCACGGGATGAACCGGTCGCTGCAGGCCGAGTTCGATTTCGAAGGCGATGTGAGGTTAGAGATGGAGCGGAGAGAAGAAGGAGAATTGAGGGTCGAGATGGAAGAACGGAAAGAAGAAGATGCTGGCGCGGTGTCGAGGCGGAGTGAGGTTCCGGACATGCCAGCTGGGAGCTTCAAACCCCCCGATTTCTTCGCATGAGGGGATTCCATTTTCAGCTTTCACAATGGAGGAGAAAGagatgaactaaaaaaatatgttcttgggcaatggaagaagaagaagaagaagaagaagaagatgatgatggcctctctctctctttctgtgTGTGTGAAAGCAAAGAGAGAAGCTTTTGGGTTGGTTCCAATGGGTGTATAGTTTTTGGGGCATATAAATTTAACGGTCGAATTCTGAGGAGCGTGGGAGGGAAAGAGGTTGGTTTTGGTAagcttataaatttatttactttaaagagATTCCAACGGTCATTTAGTAATTAGGTTTCTCACTTCTCAGTAGTAGTGTGTATACATACACATTCCGCATAGCCGTtaaggattttatttttattttaaaaaaattgtatatctGTGACTGTGTGCaatgtttgttaatttttatataatttttttaatattggatCATGGGGGATTTACTTTAGGCTTTTTCCATATACGGTTTTTTTGTAATGaaagtgtgttttttttaattgttttttaatggATTTCGCGCGTTATGTAGTATTTATTAGGAGGATCACTGTAATTATGGT
This region includes:
- the LOC114381025 gene encoding protein FIZZY-RELATED 3-like, which produces MESPHAKKSGGLKLPAGMSGTSLRLDTAPASSSFRSSISTLNSPSSLRSISNLTSPSKSNSACSDRFIPCRSSSRLHTFGLVDRPSPVKEGSNEAYSRLLKSELFGSDFASPSLSSLSSPAGAAAPPSPLSPSKNMLRFKTDHSAAPSSPYSPSILGQQNGFTSDSSTPPPKPPRKVPKTPHKVLDAPSLQDDFYLNLVDWSTQNVLAVGLGTCVYLWSASNSKVTKLCDLGPYDGVCSVQWTREGSFISIGTNLGQVQVWDGTQCKKVRTMGGHQTRTGVLAWNSRILASGSRDRNILQHDMRVPGDFVSKLVGHKSEVCGLKWSCDDRELASGGNDNQLLVWNQHSQQPVLRLTEHTAAVKAIAWSPHQSSLLVSGGGTADRCIRFWNTTNGHQLNCVDTGSQVCNLAWSKNVNELVSTHGYSQNQIMVWKYPSLTKVATLTGHSMRVLYLAMSPDGQTIVTGAGDETLRFWNVFPSMKAPAPVKDTGLWSLGRTQIR